In the Candidatus Krumholzibacteriia bacterium genome, one interval contains:
- a CDS encoding SDR family oxidoreductase, with protein PDEIADAYCFLASDESSFVNGTVLSVDGGLIS; from the coding sequence CCCGACGAGATCGCCGACGCCTACTGCTTCCTGGCCTCCGACGAGTCGTCGTTCGTCAACGGCACGGTGTTGAGCGTCGACGGGGGGCTGATCTCGTGA
- a CDS encoding sodium:solute symporter → MGANATIGWILVLAYAALILFFVVRGARGNRNLSDYALGSFAFSPVAVGLALAASMTSAATFIINPGFVAIFGVSAVISYAVVIPVAALTSLVVLTKGFRRHGSSVKALSMAQWMGTRYGSPGFALFFGFLSLLLVTFIVLIVVGLTKVISATLGVPEMGTLLAIVAFVFGYMMFGGANSMVYTNTIQALLMVVVAVVLLGSGYEHFSEGVHGFLERLRAVDPALVGVTNRDSFLFRDLYEIVAAQLVVGVAIVCQPHIITKSLLLKSERDVNRYLIVGVVTEILFFAVVIAGLYARLAFPDLTLNGEAIPMDGIIPAYVVNELPVYVGMVVVMGLISAGLSTLEGLIQALATTITADLVTPLAGSVLPADEDRRAHVLLVLNRIAIGLLAVVSAWLSWQQVVSPKLSVAIFAQNGVYAYFSAAFVPILFGMFLKSTRRETAIVASVTAIVVHFVMYYGHVPVPGTLATGENPGVAAAVAVISSLVVGALVQMATGRRQRVPA, encoded by the coding sequence GTGGGCGCCAACGCGACCATCGGCTGGATCCTGGTTCTCGCCTACGCGGCGTTGATCCTGTTCTTCGTCGTGCGCGGTGCGCGCGGGAACCGGAACCTGTCGGACTATGCCCTCGGCAGCTTCGCCTTCTCGCCGGTGGCGGTGGGTCTGGCTCTGGCCGCGTCGATGACCAGCGCGGCCACCTTCATCATCAACCCCGGTTTCGTGGCGATCTTCGGGGTGAGCGCGGTCATCTCCTATGCAGTCGTCATCCCCGTGGCCGCGCTCACTTCGCTGGTCGTGCTCACCAAGGGATTCCGGCGGCACGGCTCGTCGGTGAAGGCGCTGAGCATGGCCCAGTGGATGGGCACGCGCTACGGAAGCCCCGGCTTCGCCCTGTTCTTCGGCTTCCTGTCGCTGCTGCTCGTGACCTTCATCGTGCTGATCGTGGTGGGCTTGACGAAGGTGATCTCGGCCACGCTCGGCGTGCCGGAGATGGGCACCCTGCTGGCGATCGTGGCCTTCGTGTTCGGCTACATGATGTTCGGCGGGGCCAACTCCATGGTCTACACGAACACGATCCAGGCACTGTTGATGGTCGTGGTGGCAGTGGTACTGCTCGGCTCGGGCTACGAGCACTTCTCCGAAGGCGTGCACGGATTCCTCGAGCGCCTGCGTGCGGTGGATCCGGCCCTCGTCGGCGTCACCAACCGAGACAGCTTCCTGTTCCGCGACCTGTACGAGATCGTCGCCGCCCAGCTGGTGGTGGGCGTGGCCATCGTGTGCCAGCCGCACATCATCACCAAGTCGCTGCTGCTGAAGTCCGAACGCGACGTGAACCGTTACCTGATCGTGGGTGTGGTGACCGAGATCCTGTTCTTCGCGGTGGTGATCGCGGGTCTGTACGCGCGGCTGGCCTTCCCCGACCTCACACTGAACGGCGAGGCCATTCCCATGGACGGGATCATTCCCGCCTACGTGGTGAACGAGCTACCCGTGTACGTGGGCATGGTCGTGGTCATGGGCCTGATCTCGGCCGGGCTGTCGACGCTGGAGGGCTTGATCCAGGCGCTGGCGACCACGATCACGGCCGATCTGGTCACGCCGCTGGCCGGTTCGGTGCTCCCGGCCGACGAGGATCGACGCGCGCACGTGCTGCTGGTGCTGAACCGGATCGCGATCGGACTGTTGGCCGTGGTGTCGGCCTGGCTGTCGTGGCAGCAGGTCGTGTCGCCCAAGCTGAGCGTGGCGATCTTCGCGCAGAACGGAGTGTATGCGTACTTCAGTGCCGCCTTCGTGCCGATCCTGTTCGGAATGTTCCTGAAGTCGACCCGTCGCGAGACCGCGATCGTGGCTTCGGTCACCGCCATCGTCGTCCACTTCGTCATGTACTACGGGCACGTTCCGGTCCCGGGAACCCTCGCGACTGGGGAGAATCCCGGTGTTGCGGCTGCCGTCGCGGTGATCAGCTCGCTGGTGGTCGGTGCCCTGGTGCAGATGGCGACCGGAAGGAGGCAACGTGTACCGGCCTGA
- a CDS encoding long-chain fatty acid--CoA ligase, whose amino-acid sequence MYRPETDWLARWALYTPDRRFLRDHTRDREWSFGEAHARVDAVARWLHDDLGLTRGDRLAVLSTNRVETVFVFLACQREGLILVPLNFRLTAPEIEHLVHDAEPGALLVEDALREIVATIEGGPAVHGIDTVSPLLFDDEPERARPSGEPADLDDAVMILYTAGTTGVPKGAMITHRMLLWNAINTGLRLAITERDHTQSYAPFFHTGGWNVLFTPFLLHGASHTILSGFDPDLVLELMERERTTLLFGVPTMLQMMAESDRFDVADLESVRYAIVGGAPMPLPLIDRWHAKGVHIRQGYGLTEVGPNCYSLNEEDAIRKRGSIGRPNFFLDVRIVAEDGRDCEADEVGELWLRGETVTPGYWRNPEATKAAITEDGWFRTGDLVRQDDEGFTYVVDRKKNMFISGGENVYPAEVERVLGQHEAVRDVAVIGVSDQKWGEVGHAFVEVHPGHDFDLEALRAFCDGKLARYKIPRHVSVIEAIPRNAAGKVDTAALRNLA is encoded by the coding sequence GTGTACCGGCCTGAGACCGACTGGTTGGCCCGCTGGGCGCTGTACACGCCGGACCGGCGCTTCCTCCGCGACCATACCCGCGACCGCGAGTGGAGCTTCGGCGAGGCACACGCACGCGTCGATGCTGTGGCGCGCTGGCTGCACGACGATCTGGGTCTGACCCGCGGCGACCGTCTCGCGGTGCTGTCGACCAATCGCGTCGAGACGGTGTTCGTGTTCCTGGCGTGTCAGCGTGAGGGCCTGATCCTGGTTCCGTTGAACTTCCGGCTGACGGCTCCGGAGATCGAACACCTCGTGCACGACGCCGAGCCGGGCGCGCTGCTCGTCGAGGACGCCCTGCGCGAGATCGTGGCGACGATCGAGGGCGGGCCGGCCGTCCACGGGATCGACACGGTGTCGCCGTTGCTCTTCGACGACGAGCCGGAACGGGCGCGTCCGAGCGGCGAGCCCGCGGATCTGGACGACGCGGTCATGATCCTGTACACGGCCGGCACGACCGGCGTGCCCAAGGGTGCGATGATCACCCACCGCATGCTCCTGTGGAACGCCATCAACACCGGGCTGCGGTTGGCGATCACCGAACGCGACCACACCCAGAGCTACGCGCCCTTCTTCCACACCGGGGGCTGGAACGTGCTGTTCACGCCCTTCCTGCTGCACGGGGCGTCGCACACGATCCTGAGCGGTTTCGATCCCGACCTCGTGCTCGAACTCATGGAGCGCGAGCGGACCACGCTGTTGTTCGGCGTGCCGACCATGCTGCAGATGATGGCCGAGAGCGATCGCTTCGACGTCGCCGACCTCGAGAGCGTCCGCTACGCGATCGTGGGCGGGGCGCCGATGCCCCTGCCGCTGATCGACCGCTGGCACGCGAAGGGCGTGCACATCCGGCAGGGATACGGACTGACCGAGGTCGGGCCGAACTGCTACTCGCTCAACGAGGAGGACGCCATCCGCAAACGCGGGTCGATCGGGCGGCCGAACTTCTTCCTCGACGTGCGGATCGTGGCCGAGGACGGCCGCGACTGTGAGGCCGACGAGGTGGGCGAGTTGTGGCTGCGCGGAGAAACGGTCACCCCCGGCTACTGGCGCAACCCCGAGGCCACGAAGGCCGCGATCACCGAGGACGGATGGTTCCGGACCGGCGATCTGGTGCGGCAGGACGACGAGGGCTTCACCTACGTCGTCGACCGCAAGAAGAACATGTTCATCAGCGGCGGCGAGAACGTCTATCCGGCCGAGGTCGAGCGCGTGCTCGGCCAGCACGAGGCCGTGCGTGACGTCGCCGTGATCGGCGTATCCGACCAGAAGTGGGGCGAGGTCGGGCACGCCTTCGTCGAGGTCCATCCGGGCCACGACTTCGATCTCGAAGCCCTGCGCGCGTTCTGCGACGGGAAGCTCGCGCGCTACAAGATTCCCCGTCACGTGAGCGTGATCGAGGCGATCCCCCGCAATGCGGCGGGGAAGGTCGACACGGCCGCGCTTCGGAATCTCGCCTGA
- a CDS encoding ketoacyl-ACP synthase III, whose amino-acid sequence MTGERNARITATGMYAPERVVPNAWFDEQLGENVSQWLESNLTIRERRWAAPDESTADLVEAAARRILDRAGVRPVDLDLIIVATDTPEYVSPSTAVVVQHRLGATAAGSFDVNTACAGFVTAVDMGAKYIRADEQYRRVLVIGAYAMSKYLDPTDKKTVTLFADGAAGVLLEATTGDRGWLASRLHSEGQYHDWMGIYAGGTQQPCDADVVARGDQRLRFVKKFPPEINPDTWTRMVTETVHAAGHEIDDIALIAITQINIKSIRETMARLGLPMERTHTVMDRYGYTGSACIPMVLAEAVDAGRLRPGDLVVFMGSGGGLAFACAAFRW is encoded by the coding sequence GTGACCGGCGAGCGCAACGCGCGCATCACCGCCACCGGGATGTACGCGCCCGAGCGCGTGGTGCCGAACGCGTGGTTCGACGAGCAGCTGGGCGAGAACGTCAGCCAGTGGCTCGAGTCGAACCTGACGATCCGCGAGCGCCGCTGGGCGGCTCCCGACGAGAGCACGGCCGACCTGGTGGAGGCGGCGGCGCGGCGGATCCTCGATCGGGCCGGGGTGCGCCCGGTGGACCTGGACCTGATCATCGTGGCCACCGACACGCCCGAGTACGTGTCCCCGTCGACGGCCGTGGTCGTCCAGCACCGGCTCGGGGCCACCGCGGCCGGCAGCTTCGACGTGAACACGGCCTGTGCCGGCTTCGTGACCGCGGTCGACATGGGGGCGAAGTACATCCGCGCCGACGAGCAGTACCGGCGGGTGCTCGTGATCGGCGCCTACGCCATGAGCAAGTACCTCGATCCGACCGACAAGAAGACGGTGACGCTCTTCGCCGACGGCGCGGCGGGCGTGTTGCTCGAGGCCACGACCGGGGACCGGGGCTGGCTTGCGTCACGGCTGCACAGCGAGGGCCAGTACCACGACTGGATGGGGATCTACGCCGGCGGTACGCAGCAGCCCTGCGACGCCGACGTCGTCGCTCGCGGGGATCAGCGATTGCGTTTCGTGAAGAAGTTCCCGCCCGAGATCAATCCCGACACGTGGACGCGCATGGTCACCGAGACCGTCCACGCGGCCGGACACGAGATCGACGACATCGCTCTGATCGCGATCACGCAGATCAACATCAAGAGCATCCGCGAGACCATGGCGCGGCTGGGGCTGCCCATGGAGCGCACGCACACCGTGATGGATCGGTACGGATACACGGGTTCGGCCTGCATCCCGATGGTCCTTGCCGAAGCCGTCGACGCGGGTCGCCTGCGGCCGGGCGACCTGGTGGTCTTCATGGGATCGGGCGGCGGACTGGCCTTCGCCTGCGCCGCCTTCCGCTGGTAG